One segment of bacterium DNA contains the following:
- the istA gene encoding IS21 family transposase — translation MIKWEQWMEIKDLKNQGHSIRAIERMTGQSRNTIRRVLQQTQPAAFSKPERDSKLDEFKDYIRGRYEECALSAVRLLQEIRPMGYTGSIQTLRRYLHGFRQRRKAIARATVRFETAPGAQGQVDWGYCGQFPNSVGQLVRVYVFVMVLGFSRMMYVRFTSSMKLPVMIDCHLSAFRYLGGWTRSLLFDNMKQIKISANEWNALFLDFANHYGIVPKTHKPYWPRTKGKVERGVDYVKDNFLNGRSFVDFEDLNAQGLHWLDHTANVRIHSTTQRRPVDLLSEESLIPYTSAPPYQMAQRALRKVDCESFVRFERSRYWVPPENIGKTVLVVHQNGKITIRCNDLIIAEHAAAQKQGSCIAQPDQLAEIWKFTLNRSRKDPVPHWDLTFDQSVATHSLAGYEEVAK, via the coding sequence ATGATCAAATGGGAGCAATGGATGGAAATCAAAGATCTTAAGAATCAAGGTCATTCGATACGAGCGATTGAGCGAATGACGGGTCAATCAAGAAATACAATTCGCAGGGTTTTGCAGCAGACTCAGCCGGCAGCGTTTTCGAAACCGGAAAGAGACTCGAAACTGGATGAATTCAAAGATTATATCCGAGGGCGATATGAGGAATGTGCTCTTTCGGCGGTAAGACTCTTACAGGAGATCCGCCCCATGGGGTATACCGGATCGATTCAAACGCTGCGCCGTTATCTACACGGTTTTCGGCAAAGGAGAAAAGCGATAGCCAGGGCTACGGTTCGCTTCGAAACTGCGCCAGGAGCGCAAGGGCAGGTAGATTGGGGATACTGCGGCCAGTTTCCCAATTCGGTCGGACAGCTGGTGCGCGTGTACGTTTTTGTGATGGTGCTTGGATTTTCACGAATGATGTATGTGCGTTTTACTTCATCAATGAAACTTCCGGTCATGATCGACTGCCATCTGTCGGCGTTCCGTTATCTTGGCGGCTGGACACGCTCACTTTTGTTTGACAACATGAAGCAGATCAAGATCAGTGCCAATGAATGGAATGCGCTCTTTCTGGATTTTGCCAATCATTACGGAATCGTTCCCAAAACACATAAGCCTTATTGGCCCCGGACCAAAGGGAAAGTGGAGCGCGGCGTCGATTATGTAAAGGACAATTTTCTCAACGGCAGAAGCTTTGTTGATTTTGAGGATCTGAATGCGCAAGGTCTTCACTGGCTCGATCACACCGCAAATGTGCGAATCCATAGCACAACACAAAGACGTCCTGTGGATCTGCTGTCAGAAGAAAGTTTGATTCCCTATACTTCCGCTCCGCCCTATCAAATGGCGCAGCGGGCGCTGCGCAAAGTGGATTGCGAAAGCTTCGTTCGTTTTGAGCGCAGCAGATATTGGGTACCTCCGGAAAACATCGGAAAAACCGTTTTGGTAGTTCATCAGAATGGAAAAATCACAATTCGCTGCAACGATCTAATCATTGCTGAACACGCTGCCGCACAAAAGCAGGGATCCTGCATCGCGCAACCGGATCAGTTAGCCGAGATTTGGAAATTCACATTGAACCGTTCAAGAAAAGATCCGGTTCCCCACTGGGACCTTACTTTTGACCAATCCGTGGCAACGCACTCGCTTGCAGGTTACGAAGAGGTGGCAAAATGA
- a CDS encoding transposase, protein MSGITGISGRFHRNTQHPTADWSCQQILQATWDHPAPKYIVCDRDNKFGGSFSKNLKDRLNIELLRTPYRTPTANSHCERLIGTLRRECTDHFIFFGEKHLRIVLKEYVDYYNNLRPHQGIGQQIPARYDPARTEPAPASSDGQVRSRPIFNGLRHHYYREVA, encoded by the coding sequence GTGTCCGGAATCACCGGAATCAGCGGCCGGTTTCACCGGAATACGCAACATCCCACAGCAGACTGGAGTTGTCAGCAGATTCTGCAGGCCACCTGGGACCATCCCGCGCCAAAGTATATTGTTTGCGATCGCGACAATAAGTTCGGCGGATCTTTCAGTAAGAATCTGAAAGATCGCCTCAATATCGAACTACTTCGCACTCCGTATCGAACGCCCACAGCAAATTCGCATTGTGAACGCCTAATCGGAACCCTCCGCCGGGAGTGCACCGATCATTTCATCTTCTTTGGCGAAAAGCACTTGCGAATCGTGCTCAAGGAATATGTCGATTACTACAACAACCTTCGTCCTCATCAGGGCATCGGCCAGCAGATCCCAGCAAGGTATGACCCGGCCAGAACCGAACCGGCACCCGCCTCCAGCGATGGCCAAGTCCGTTCTCGCCCCATCTTTAACGGCTTGCGTCATCATTATTATCGCGAAGTTGCCTGA
- the istB gene encoding IS21-like element helper ATPase IstB, whose protein sequence is MSIPFEEKASAGLIKLGLKVAADHLDSAAQQAAAGAWSYSHFLGYLLEGELTERYRKTVELNIQLSHLPYLKRLQDFDFSAQPGLDSRLIDELATGRFLSEGRNIVFLGPPGVGKTHLAISLALMAAELGNRIYFTTAIELARRLSQALAENRVHREMHNMTRPKLLLIDEVGYLAFNSTQASLLFQVISQRYEKSGPTILTSNKAFSDWGEIFAGDAVMASAALDRLLHRCTVINIRGDSYRMKERRQAGTDPESVREVKRKKEKSEK, encoded by the coding sequence ATGAGCATACCGTTTGAAGAAAAAGCATCTGCTGGATTGATTAAGCTTGGGTTGAAAGTGGCGGCCGATCATCTGGATTCAGCGGCCCAGCAAGCAGCCGCCGGGGCTTGGTCCTACAGTCATTTTTTGGGCTATCTACTTGAAGGTGAGCTGACCGAAAGGTACCGCAAGACGGTTGAGTTGAATATCCAGCTTTCGCACTTGCCCTATCTAAAAAGACTGCAGGATTTTGATTTTTCCGCCCAGCCTGGATTAGATAGCCGCTTGATTGACGAACTGGCTACGGGACGTTTTCTTTCTGAAGGAAGAAACATTGTTTTCCTGGGACCTCCGGGCGTGGGAAAAACTCATTTGGCAATTTCTCTGGCACTTATGGCAGCTGAACTTGGTAATCGAATTTACTTCACTACCGCAATCGAATTGGCCCGACGACTCTCGCAGGCCCTTGCTGAAAATCGTGTTCACCGCGAAATGCATAACATGACCAGACCCAAACTTTTACTGATCGATGAAGTAGGATATTTAGCCTTCAATTCCACACAAGCGAGCCTGCTTTTTCAGGTCATTTCGCAGCGCTACGAAAAAAGCGGTCCTACAATTCTTACTTCTAACAAAGCCTTCAGCGACTGGGGCGAGATTTTTGCCGGGGATGCTGTAATGGCCTCCGCCGCATTGGATCGTTTGCTTCATCGCTGCACGGTCATCAATATTCGGGGCGATTCCTACCGTATGAAAGAAAGACGACAGGCCGGAACTGATCCAGAGTCGGTCAGGGAGGTGAAACGCAAAAAAGAAAAATCAGAGAAATGA